From the genome of Ciona intestinalis chromosome 4, KH, whole genome shotgun sequence:
ccatttggtagtaaacaaagaattataaaaccgtatccttgtaactcccatagaacggtgttaattgtttaaaacacaattgcgttatttggatattaagtgctaaatgtgttccatctttccccacagaaCTACACATCAGGAATACcgcatataaaaaatataagttgacagatatgaactttatttttaagacTTATTTTGTCCACGTATACTGCACAGCGAATATATTTTGTGAGATATATACATGCGGCTGTTTTCGGAAAACTCTAGTTTGGATGAGTTTTCTAACTAATGATAAAGAGTTTTACACATCAACATTCAATGCTTTGGTTTCATCTGAATGATTCGACTTCAGATGATTTGTTTGTTGAAGTTTTATCCCGACTTTTTCACCAACGTCATCAGTTTCGTAATTTATCCCATCTTTTCCACATCTCGTTTTTCGTGAAGGAACTCCGAAGCGAAAAAAGTGACGTACGCTTTTCGGGAAACATTTGTTGTCAAGAATTGGGACAAATACGTCAGGATTAGATTTTCTTGGGTCGTTTGCGCCTTTAAAGACATCAACAATTATCAGGCTACACttacaacaaattttaataaccACAGAATACCTGTAATAATAGACACCAACAGTCCAACTATTATTGTAATAATGGAACCAATTGAATAGTAATACAAGAATGTTATCCCGTATAAGCCAAAGTATTCCATAGGCCTAAAAAGTTCAAAGAGTTATTATATCATCTCGTATATAATGAGCAGCCGGTAATCTTATCTCACTCGTGCTCCGAATAAGTTGCTGTCGAGTTTTTAAGAAGGTTTGTTGTCGTGAAACCTTGTGTTAAATTCCAATGCTCATTATTGGTGGTGAGGTTTGTATTCTCGCAGCCATCGGTAAGAACAGGTAGCACACCATCTGTAGCTGGATCCCTTCCATAAACCAACCCTCCAACTGCAATCCAACAGGTGAATGCTGCACCGATGAATTGACCCACAAGTACACCCTACAATTAATGCTACAGTTATAGTTGACACACCATGACAGTTAAGAAATCCATAGTCATACCAAGCCTGTACACCAAGGAAATATCAAGCCCAGAATAAATGCACCGAGAATTGGACCACTGCAAGTCCCACGAACTACAAACACTAAAGAAGTAACTGTGTTGGACGACAATGAGCATAAATATGCCATTGATATCACTATAACTCCCAAAATTAAACCtgaattaaagaaaatatttaaataccaaatCCTATGAACTGTTTCAAAATTATACCTGTAATCTTGCTTACAAATAATTGCGACTTCCCTGAGAGCGATGGTTTGATTGGAAGAATGAAATCTTCTAGAATCATTGCTGACGCTGAGTTTATTCCAGACGACACTGTGCTAAAATTAAAGATGAATCTACGTTTATCctaaataacatttttgtcATACTTACCTAAGCGTTCCGCTGTATACACCTGCCACAAACAAACCAGCCATGCCTGGAAGTGAATTGAAAATATCCACAGCCATGAAAGGTATCAGCTGATCAGGTTTGCTGATTTGGCCGCTTGATAATGGATCGCAGTGCTCGTAGTAAGCATATGCTGCTGCTCCACAACCGACCGCTATCAAAGTTATTAGGATTTTCGGAAAGTTGCTCACGATCATTGCTCTGAAATAAAACACGTTACAACTCTGCTAAATAtaggattgtttttttaagtgaGTTTATggacgaatgaatgaataatatGAATATAATTAGCCTTGTTCTCGCGTGAAAACAAGAACTGTTctaacacagttgttctgtttcatacaccctgtggtggctttcgagttaccacctatgtaactttgtggatgattatttttctatggccgacaatttagaaaactcATTAGAGACCACTAAGTTTGGAATAATTGCCGTtgtgtgtcttgcccaaagttAGTACATACCAAGCTAAACATAttgtaaatcatttttttaattgtcctGTGCTTATATAATCGCCACCATTTTGGATTTCAAGGCATAGCACTTTACCATTGCTGTATTTCGTCTAGATATTGCGATTTTTAaagaaccaagcacttctCCGCGTAAAAACAGCCTTTATATCTATATATCTGCAGTGGGTAAACTAGGATTCCTTGTTCTttcaattatgtttaaaagtcATCTTTGTGTTTTTCGAATGTCAATTCCAGATAATAAGCAACTTCTTTGTACCGACCTATGCATTTCTTGCACAGTAGTCTACCTACTCAAATTTTGAAGTTTGCATCGAATTTCATTTAATGGGATTGTTGCATCAGCAGTATCGGTTTGTGAAATTGTAGTCTTGCAAGCGAGCATAGAGCAGTATCCCATTGGGCCGTTTTTGTCGGTCGGTTTAGTTGTAAAAACAGAGTCGTTATATAAAGATGTTTATAAACAgactctttaaaaaaatgatcatGTTTCAAACTTACAACAAGATAATCAGCTATGTTTTCACCCAAAGCATTATATTGCGTTTCCTACACTGTGTCCACTTTTTCACCCAAGCGCCGGATAAATATCTTTACACTCCTATACTAAAACAcagtcaaaatactaatttacttcacataaACTCCcagatttaattttataaaacgaggtttataatataataattcatatttaaaatgttaaaaaaattatttctgtattttctGACTTTATATTGCTTAAACGCACCAAATAAACACACGCCGACAATGCATTTGTATGAGCGATTCACGCTCGTGAAATCAGAAATGGCGGACACAATCGATGTTTCCTAGCGTTACGTTGTCTTGCCCAATAGCACATCCCACAACGTTTGAGGCATTTCTCCAGGTTAG
Proteins encoded in this window:
- the LOC100175377 gene encoding sodium/iodide cotransporter-like; this translates as MEIQEFGTVDLIVFSASLLLTFLVGGYYAYKARRDDSVANYYFGNRKIPPIPLGLSLAVTYISALTMIGVPTETYTYGMINIWYAFANLIPSIIVCIYFIPLYYRLQLPTIYKYLEIRFNRKCRMFSSAAEIMNAILYMGITVYLPSLALSAVTPISTHVAIILTSVICIIYTVCGGLKAIVWTDTLQSGIMFFGGLAFMIKATLVVGGFSEIAAALERGERNNIFDLNLDPKLRQSFWSLVIGSFTHAFYPLACSQPSVQRLMSCKSIKSARIAMIVSNFPKILITLIAVGCGAAAYAYYEHCDPLSSGQISKPDQLIPFMAVDIFNSLPGMAGLFVAGVYSGTLSTVSSGINSASAMILEDFILPIKPSLSGKSQLFVSKITGLILGVIVISMAYLCSLSSNTVTSLVFVVRGTCSGPILGAFILGLIFPWCTGLGVLVGQFIGAAFTCWIAVGGLVYGRDPATDGVLPVLTDGCENTNLTTNNEHWNLTQGFTTTNLLKNSTATYSEHEPMEYFGLYGITFLYYYSIGSIITIIVGLLVSIITGANDPRKSNPDVFVPILDNKCFPKSVRHFFRFGVPSRKTRCGKDGINYETDDVGEKVGIKLQQTNHLKSNHSDETKALNVDV